One genomic region from Xyrauchen texanus isolate HMW12.3.18 chromosome 4, RBS_HiC_50CHRs, whole genome shotgun sequence encodes:
- the srsf7a gene encoding serine and arginine rich splicing factor 7a isoform X2, with protein sequence MSYSSRSSSRASDCKVYVGDLGNGAAKGELERAFSYYGPLRSVWVARNPPGFAFVEYEDARDAEDAVKGMDGKVLCGARIRVELSTGMSRKSRFGRPNRRQFDPNDRCYQCGENGHYAYDCYRFNKRRGRRSRSASRSRSRSRGRRYRSRSRSNDRKYRSPSYAKRRSRSASPARSRTPVRRSRSPVHRSKSPVRRSRSRTPVRRDSRSRSRSRSASRQRERSASRSRSRSVKKDSHSRSASPRRSPTPDAD encoded by the exons ATGTCATACTCATCCCGAAGTTCCTCTCGCGCCTCTGATTGTAAGGTCTATGTTGGAGATCTTGGCAATGGTGCAGCCAAAGGTGAACTTGAACGAGCCTTCAGTTACTATGGACCACTGAGGAGTGTATGGGTCGCTCGAAACCCACCTGGTTTCGCCTTCGTAGAGTATGAGGATGCCAGAGATGCAGAGGATGCCGTAAAGGGGATGGACGGAAA GGTGCTTTGTGGAGCCCGCATCAGAGTTGAGCTGTCTACTGGTATGTCCAGAAAGTCCCGTTTTGGCCGTCCCAACCGCAGGCAGTTTGACCCCAATGACCGGTGTTACCAGTGTGGAGAGAATGGCCATTATGCCTATGACTGCTATCGCTTCAACAAGAGGCGTGGCAGACGCAGCAG gtcAGCGTCTCGATCTCGGTCCAGATCTCGTGGCCGTCGTTACCGCTCTCGTAGCCGTAGCAATGATAG GAAGTACCGTTCTCCTTCATATGCAAAACGCAGAAGCAG GTCAGCCTCCCCAGCCCGATCCAGAACTCCTGTGCGGCGCTCACGTTCACCTGTACACAGGTCAAAAAGCCCGGTCCGAAGATCCAGATCCCGAACACCTGTCCGTAGAGACAG TCGATCTCGCTCCCGTTCACGCTCTGCTTCTAGACAACGGGAACGTAGTGCGTCCAGATCTCGCTCTCGTTCGGTCAAGAAAGACAG TCATTCCAGGTCTGCCAGCCCAAGGAGAAGTCCAACACCAGATGCTGACTGA
- the srsf7a gene encoding serine and arginine rich splicing factor 7a isoform X1, which yields MFLLFTCVYKSSTGARVVNGCTSRPVFVSYRCKMSYSSRSSSRASDCKVYVGDLGNGAAKGELERAFSYYGPLRSVWVARNPPGFAFVEYEDARDAEDAVKGMDGKVLCGARIRVELSTGMSRKSRFGRPNRRQFDPNDRCYQCGENGHYAYDCYRFNKRRGRRSRSASRSRSRSRGRRYRSRSRSNDRKYRSPSYAKRRSRSASPARSRTPVRRSRSPVHRSKSPVRRSRSRTPVRRDSRSRSRSRSASRQRERSASRSRSRSVKKDSHSRSASPRRSPTPDAD from the exons atgtttttgcTCTTTACATGTGTTTATAAGTCTTCTACGGGAGCTCGTGTTGTTAACGGTTGTACCAGCCGCCCGGTCTTCGTTTCG tacaggTGCAAGATGTCATACTCATCCCGAAGTTCCTCTCGCGCCTCTGATTGTAAGGTCTATGTTGGAGATCTTGGCAATGGTGCAGCCAAAGGTGAACTTGAACGAGCCTTCAGTTACTATGGACCACTGAGGAGTGTATGGGTCGCTCGAAACCCACCTGGTTTCGCCTTCGTAGAGTATGAGGATGCCAGAGATGCAGAGGATGCCGTAAAGGGGATGGACGGAAA GGTGCTTTGTGGAGCCCGCATCAGAGTTGAGCTGTCTACTGGTATGTCCAGAAAGTCCCGTTTTGGCCGTCCCAACCGCAGGCAGTTTGACCCCAATGACCGGTGTTACCAGTGTGGAGAGAATGGCCATTATGCCTATGACTGCTATCGCTTCAACAAGAGGCGTGGCAGACGCAGCAG gtcAGCGTCTCGATCTCGGTCCAGATCTCGTGGCCGTCGTTACCGCTCTCGTAGCCGTAGCAATGATAG GAAGTACCGTTCTCCTTCATATGCAAAACGCAGAAGCAG GTCAGCCTCCCCAGCCCGATCCAGAACTCCTGTGCGGCGCTCACGTTCACCTGTACACAGGTCAAAAAGCCCGGTCCGAAGATCCAGATCCCGAACACCTGTCCGTAGAGACAG TCGATCTCGCTCCCGTTCACGCTCTGCTTCTAGACAACGGGAACGTAGTGCGTCCAGATCTCGCTCTCGTTCGGTCAAGAAAGACAG TCATTCCAGGTCTGCCAGCCCAAGGAGAAGTCCAACACCAGATGCTGACTGA